TAGAAGCTTCACGGTCCAGACCATGGCCAGCCTCTGTGTGTGTCAAAGCTGGATGCAGCGAGGTGCAGGGGTGATGTAGAGCTGTCTCAGGCAGTGCCTCCCAGGCTCCCCCTGCAGTCAAAGCAGAGTCGGGTATACGGGGACTCTTTGCTCCTTAGGGCTTGGTCTATCCGGGTCTTGAAAACCTGCCAGGATAGAGGACTTCACAATCTCTCCGGGGGACCAACGCTTGTTCCCGTGCTTGGCTCGCCTCATGGTGCAAAAGGGGAGGCCCCCCTGGCTGTGCGGTGCCCCTCGGCccccccttctccaggctgaagaagccTGTCAGTAGGAGCCCTGTCCCTGAGCAGAGGCCTGCGAGACCTTCTCAGGAAAGACTAAAGCAAAGGCTGAGCCCCTCATCCccatctgtctctgctgctgtgaaacCCCCTCCCCATTCAGcagcccctgccatgggccaTGTTCAGCCTTTTCCTCAAACGCAGCGACTGAAGCTCTGCATTTTGCTCTGGATGTTGCCTGCAGGCCCCTCAGCTCCAGGGGACCTTTGGCTTTCCTAAACACACgccccagctcagctcagctcctaTTTCTCAATTCCTCCTTCACAGCCTGTCCTTGCAGCCACCTCCCGATGGCTGTGTCATGGCCCCCACCTGTGACCCATCCCTGCaccagtgcagccccagtgccCAACACATGCCCCCACGGCCCCCCATCAGACACTGCCCAGGACAGGGTGTGTTCGGGGGGGGGAAATGTCCCCCAGCAGACCCCCCCTGCCAGACCTCAGCGTCCATCCCCACCAGCTGTCCTGCTTTGGCAACCCCTATGGCCTGGCCCCAGATAAGTCCCAGCTTTGTCCCAGAAATGTTCCAAAGTGCCGTGCTCTGGGGGCTGCCAAGGTCTGGGCAAGAagagaggctggggcagggctggctcctcCCCTGACACAGGCACCGAGACCAGTAGGAGGAAGGAGATGGGCACCGAGCAAAACCGCCCATAAACCGGCGTGAGTGGGCAGTGCTGGAAATGGCCGacgggagggactggggggtgatGAAGGCCCATGTcaccaagggcacagagcagccccttccctcctgcacctccatgtcttcgatcccttccacaagccctggctctgcaccacaaATGTCCTGGTGTGAGTCCTCACCCTGCGAGGTCACACCGTGCCAGTTATATGCTCCTGGTTTTATATCCCCAGTaatttccagcccagcccagctcccgccaagctctcccacctcccctgctcactctccaactctctccccggcacagcccagtctgaGTTAGTCCCAAGGCAGTGCCCActgcagggtgctctgggcactcaccccacagccgcagcccctctgaagggcacagcagctcctcgggggcagggaggggtcagccccAGAGATGGGAGGCACCCATGGCACAAGGAGAAGCAGGTCAGGGGCACCCTGTgtcccctgctctcctctccagcagatCCTGAGGGGTCTGCAGCCACTCCGTGCTATCCCTTCAGATCAGAACAGGAGAAGAGTCTTCAGCTGGTGCAGCCAGAAAGGtgtttaaattcacttttttcctgCCCTGGTTAGGATTGATGTAAGACAAAGATTTGggtgttcatttatttttcttaaagacacaGAGTCCATGATTCCTCCTTTGGACAAAGTCCCTGATTCACACAAAAAGGGTGGATACTAAAGTAGGAGGGAAGGTGTAATGGAATGTCTTTGGAGATCACATCATCacaaatggaaaaaggaaaaaatatttatataaggaaggaaataaatgcttGATTTATCATGATATATACTGGGAGTCATTTCCAAAGAATGGTTGACAGTCTATGGCTGCTGAAAAACAGCCGAACACTTTCCTGAGAgaatccttgatctcctggttcctcatgctgtagatgagggggttcactgctggaggcaccaccgagtacagaaatgacaccaccaggtccagggatggggaggagatggagggcggcttcaggtggGCAAAAAATGAAGTGCCAACAACCAgtgagaccacggccaggtgagggaggcacgtggaaaaggctttgtgccgtccctgctcagaggggatcctcagcacggccctgaagatctgcacataggacaccacaatgaacacaaaacacccaaaagccaaacaggcactgaccatgataagcccaacttccctgaggtaggagtgtgagcaggagagcttgatctgggggatttcacagaagaactggtccagggtgttgccctggcatagaggcagtgaaaatgtgttggccgtgtgcaggagagaattgaggaacccagtgccccaggcagctgctgccatgtggacacaagctctgctgcccaggagggtcccgtagtgcaggggtttgcagatggcaacgtagcggtcgtaggacatgatggtgaggagataaaactctgctgagatcaagaacagaaagaaaaagagctgtgcagcacaccccaagtaggagatgtgcctgttgtgccagagggagttggccatggctttggggagagtggtggagatggagcccaggtcgaggagggagaggttgaggaggaagaagtacatgggggtgtgcaggcggtggtcacaggcgatggcggtgatgatgaggccgttgcccaggagggcagccagggagatgcccaggaagagccagaagtgcaggagctgcagctcccgtctgtctgcgaatgccaggaggaggaactcggtgatggagctgccgttggacatttgctgcCTCTGGACATGGAGGACTGTCAAAGGAGGAAACAACAGTGACAATTTAGGGGTAACTCTTCTGACCAAAATCAGTGTCATTTCCCAATGCCCCTCTCCCTACTGTACCCATGCTCCCATTTTTCGTTTTCTAGGACAATTTCCCTCTGTTATGTTACTGGAACTCCAGCTGACACTGGATTAATGTACCTTGAGCAGCAGGGCCTCTGCCCACAGGCTGCCCATGCGtcagccctgctctgcagcagcgaGTTTGTGTAAACACTGCGGGCAGGAGCCAGAGCAGGTGTTCGACTTTCTGATATGTGAGCATTTGTAATGCAAAAGGGCCTGTCAGCATCTGCACTGCCAGGGCTGAGGAACGAGGACGGCAGAAGGCAGTTAGAGACATTTGGATTTTTGAAGCTCCCTCCATCTCACCTGGTGAGTGTTCCTGGATGTCAGAATCCCTCAGCGtttctgctgcacccagggagaACAGAGCGAGTCCTGCAAGGCAAGAGGATGGCCTGTGGCTTAGTGCAGAGTGAGGGCAGCTGCTCTGTCCCTCCGACTTGATCTGAGCTGCCCTGCTCAAACATGAGAACTCCATTTCCATTTCTCCCCCCAAATTCCACAAAGACAACTataatcacagaaaaaagaaagatcctTATGTTTTAACTAATCCCTGCCTTGACATTCCAGCTATAAATCATCATTggaactgtcctgggggtgatgtggggctgtgagcagccctgccccaggcagcaccctctccacagcagcaggaccctgccctgccggggtctctcctgccccccacagctgctccccccggcgccgtgggcagctccccgggcaggctgagtgctgaccctggccggcggcagagtccctgccccagcacacagccccgggggtgcagggaccctgctcggaaggacagccctgggcacccccggctgcacccgcgcctgcaccccctgcagccgtccccgggagaaggcagagccatggcctgtccctctggcagcgcagcagggaagccctgctcgggagcacggcctcctcctccagacaccagggagattcctggggctgtgccggcctcaccacatccctccgccacctgcagctgccctgccccgcacccacagactgacggtgtcacgggctgggaagatttctcctgcagtgagctctcagcaccctgccagtgccgtctgcctctgccctctctgtgcccggctcctctgccctcggtgcctgcaggcagtgccctcagccctgctgcgctatgcagaggagctgctcctgggcagagctggctctctgcagcgctgaccacttgccctcagctccctccagcccagcagcccggcccagcatcacagcagaatgcaagcccaaggcattttaatgactccttgaggagggttggtctgagtccacggacctcagacagtgattggatgatgaaggtgccagtcaggaagtcaaagccagaggccaactgcaaagtttcttggagtgttaatggctcccagtgaggaccgttcctgacaaacctcctgcggggctggttacagcagaaaactcccggcagagatgacagggaaacaaaggccctgtcagtgtggaacagattctgagcaaacctgggtgtgttacagggagcaaagggccacgccctgacccccagcccctgggaagtcagatgctgttcctcagggctcttcctggggcagggtgatgtggggatgggcaatgccaagggcaggactatggtccaacccctgccaggctctcggctggggaaggggaggccatgagacccagtgctgggaggggaaggggcttcctcatggccaccagtggcagagacaccagccagagccaagggcagagagagctcagctctgctgggggatgctcagactttgctcacgcctctgtcgtctccaccacaggctgtcccaccgtgtcccacacctgcacctctttctctgccggctggagacgtccacccagctcccacaccctgctctcccctgagcatctcccttcctttcctgagatctctgcgtcctccctgcctgctccttgacacacaaagcctggggctgctccagtctccctcggggtgacctgttccaccacagcactgcccttccagggacattgctctctgcccagcctgggcctcctcagctgcacttggcggcattagtcctttctcacgctgtatcttactacaaaggaaaattcttttcccgatgcccccacctccaccccttttatccctccctatcccattggtttgctcccttcagacatctcatccctggcatctctttcatgtcctctctggggtccccaaatcccctcccttgaatccctcccgaggcctttccttccctctctcccctcactccttcactgtccatcctgtcccctgcaggagtgtccccggatcccctgccttgatcccccactcccaaacactctccagtcccattgggtttgtcctctgcactcctcttccttctgtccccaacagccactctgcttgcagtctccgtgtccctccacttgaattcctttcatcctcacttgcactcgacacagtcctgtcccggcaacccctccagccccgtaccctggtgtccactaattccccccagtgccctgtctttgggtctcccccacctccacccctcccctttggaggacatgaattcctcactctctccttgtctccgtccccacccctggcccttgcatggacaggtatccccggggacacttggaggaatggggctgggcagggcagaagggattttcctgctcagaccaggggaagccatgggcctgtggggactggggaaagctgtgcccacccccagcccaccaagatccagtccagagcacccctttgctcttcttcccgaggcattcctcaaagcgagagcaggttatggcgtggtggtaattagtggggtggacttggagggcctccagtctgggcaactggagggcactttggttctcccatcccttgctggtactggggacatcccagcaaccattgaggtcttgtggtgtctctacaggggAACTGAACaaggcaggcaccatgagttctgctgccctcagaccctcccctcccatggccatgacactccagggcatcccagtgtgccccagtaacagcctgggttttaccacctaaccctcggaagcccttgttcccacactctgaccccgtccccctgagtccctatcctaaccctgacttggtctgtctggcccttgggggcagcacaggccctgcagggttctagagcagccgtaaggccttggaagcggaacgtgaggtgacctgtatctgatcccctcgtgggccacgaggaggagctggtgtggagcgctgggatgagctcagctgtgcctcaggatctcgtgggccagcagcaggtgcatggctgtgaaggcagctgtgaggtcacacctgccgcaatccctggcaggccagcagcaggcttgggtgctggtttgcacaaggacagGGTTTTGATcccggtgcagggagctgtgcagatcccacccctggaactgttctctcattgtgcccctgtgagctctttccgtgttaccagttacagtgctgctctcacaagggttttcttgctcctgctgcccccaacagaggatgttcccacgggcgtgtgctgctgcttttgtataaaggtcaggacatgccgatggcgggatggccaggggcaggtggtgtgagagacgagaaaccaggcctgtgagaaactaagacaaacaacctgggaaagcaaaagttgaggctgattgaagaaatgccccaaacactcgcaagacaaaactctgagtcccagggtgcattctgtggaggcccaagctgacaacgctgcccgatgtagctgggggagagagccctgtggagacaggacggctctgccctggggcacctgggcacattgcaagggccatgtgtccggtgaatgaactttgcttcattatccacaaaatgcatattaaagttgacacccctcaatatagtaatgagggctgacatgaccatgctaatgacatcatcccatgaaacaccttacccctccctgtacatgggatacgtagctctgtgggtcgacctaggggacggacccaaggaaaatgggtataaatcaaaggggggaagaaaggactcgctctctctccctgccccccacccccaccccccccaccccccgaccgtctggagaaagcagtgaagcgaagaagacgaatgccagcgaagaagacggccgcctcctggaaccctcgccggcgggatcagcgcaggaacccagaccggtgatctgtattcccccattccctctgtctccctattttcctttttctattaagaaatgcaaagcatattatattgctcgccacaacttgctctgtacttagccaattatgatgtgttcaattagtgcattgtaggtagttaataaatgcttgaacttggagacttgttgtccgctccaattggggatttgcgaatctgagtcacttgtccccctcgtcggagcgggacgtgacatgaCCAGATGAAATTCATCATCTCGAGGAGATGAAGTCCCTGCTCAGGGGAAGACGGAACCCCCCAAACTCATCTCCATCTTCTTTTAGTCAACCTGCGAGTCCGAGCTCCCTCAGACCTTCCCAGAGCGGCTCTTGGCCGTTGGAGAAGACCCAAAAGCTGCGCTGAAGCCATTTAAATGCTCCTCCGTCGGGAAAGGACAGAAATCGGCCGCTCTCAGCCCTTTCCCTTCCACTGTTTTTTGCCTTAATTTGCCTTCTTTGGGGGCCAATTTGAGCCATGAAGTTTGGAAAACTTCGGTGGGAGACCTAACAGATTTACCCTTGATGGTGATGTCCAAGGTTTCACTTGGGGGGGACagcacccacatccccccacctcctcttccaccCCGCAGCTGAATTTCCCACCAAAATTCCTGggacttttggggaaaaaagctgggaaaaattCCCATTGTTCCTAATTTTGACACCCCTTAGGCCTGGCGGGATCTGAACCCACCTCCTGTAGAAGCGAAACTTCAACTTGATGTCGTCTCTGGAGGCCGCGCAGGTAGAGGCGGAGCGGGTCGTCCTCACTCACCACCCCGCTGGGAGGGTCTACGCTCAACTGGGGAAGGGACGCATGCTCTGGGAATAAAAGTCGGGGGGGAGGAAAACTGGCTTAAAAACGGTAATTTTGGTCAAAACGGTCATCGGGGCACGGCTTGAGTTGGCCAAAAGTTGGCTTCTGCTCAACCAACTTGGCCATGAAAAGCAAAccaaggtgttttggggtttagGGTGGTTTCACCAAACCGGTGGCTCTTTGCCGTGGCCAAAACCGGTAGGATTTAGCCAAAAAAATGCAGCGCTACCTTTGACAAGGACGTCGATGGGTTGGCTGAGGTAGGACGGGATCCACCGGCCTCCGATTTCCTCCTTGTAGCCGCAGCTGAAGTTGCCAGTGTGGTTGTGGACACTGGTCGCCACCCGCGGTTGGGCCCCAGTCTTCCATAAGGTCAACTCAACCCCGTCGATGACTTTGACCTCGTCCTTGTAGAAATTAAACCTCCGCTCCCTGTCCCCTGCCGGGGCTGCGCAGAGGAAGACGAGGGCTTGGCCTTCAATGGCGACGCAGCTGGAAGGCGTCAAGGTCAAGGTGGGTTGAAGCGGATGGTCTGAAAGGTGAAAGAGAAACGTCAGATGAAGGTTTTTGGGTAGGATTCAAGTATTCCTTCACCAACTTGGTGAACTTTGGCGGGGAGCTGAGGGGAATTTGGCTTTGCCATGGGGggatttaaggagaaaaaggccCTTTCTGAGGCCAAAAGCGGGGAAATCGGTGGGAGGAGGCCAACGGGGCGAGATCTCACCTACCTTTGACATTGATGATGATGGATTTGCTCTCGTGGGACCGAATGAGTTGGCGGTGGCGGTTGATGAGGGTGTAGGTGCAGGCGTGCGAGCCGCCGTCCTTCAGCGTCGTCAGGTTGAAGGTGTAGACGTAACTCCTCTTTGTTGTCCGGACGTCCACGGCCCAACCGCTCGTTCCTGAAAATTGGAAACCTCGGATTTTTTCTTCGGACCAAGGAGAAACGCAACGGAGGGAGACGTTGTCGCCAAGGAGGTACTCGGTCTTCTCCGGTGTCACCGTGAtgttgggaggagcaggagggacgTCTGGGGAGGAAGGGTCGAGGTgggcaaaagggaagaaagataGGGGtggaacaaaggggaaaaaaggggcaTTGTTGGCTGTCTCGGAGTCTTCTGGGTGAGGTGGGAGCGGTggagttggggtggggggagttggTTTCgaagaggagggggagatgtGGAGGTTAAAAGAGGGTTTTTAACCCAAAATGTGCACCCTCGGAGAGCAAGGGGTGGGGCCAAGAGGCAATGTTGGAACAGATCGAGGAGGAAGCACCAAATTTTCTTAGAAATGGGTGATTTTTTTGGGAGAAGACCTGAGGGGTGAATGAATTTAGGAGAAACCAccaaactctttttaaaatggatATTTATGTGTACAGAGGAGATGAGAGGGAATTGGATGGAGGATCAACCACTGAATTCTcttaaaaatgggtattttgttACTGCAGGAGTTGTGACATGGCCTGATTGAGGAGTAACCAACCCAATCTCCTCAAAATTGGTATTTTGGTTGGTGGTAGAGATGAGACGGGACGAAACCGAGGAGAAACCAcctaatttctttgaaaattgttatttttgtagCTGGAGGATTGGAGGGGGCCCAAGTGGAGGAGAAACTGCCAGATTCTCTTAAAATACAGATGTGTGTTTAGCATCGAGTTCCTCAGGGTTTTGTGGCAAAAGATGGTGGTGATTGTGGGTCGGGGGATTCCAGGTGGTGATGTGGCCCAAAGGCGAGGTGGAAACTCGTTGTTTTCCCCCCAGATTTGTTACCTGTACGTGCTGCTAGCGGGAGGAGTATCTGGAGAGAGGCTtgtacaggtttaacccctgctgggatgggagagcacgttgccgttgcccctcccccacccgcggccggtcgggctggaagttaggcacagacccgggctatagtaacaaggaatttaatacaacagagtgatagaacaatctgaacaacaacagtaacagtgataacaacaagaaacagcaataacagtgaacaagacaaaagatatacagagaaataccgcaaaatggtcaaggagcaagcccgccgcctgtatggcaaaacccaaaaccagaagcgaaagtaaaaaggctccgcccctggacctgacgtcagcatggtatgaataacccggctggagatcccttccccctctctctctgatggggaaaaacttgaccctatcccagctgaaccaggacataatccacccctttattctataccatctgcgtcatgtccagctgccagttagcagttaacaataacaaagtaataatttacaccggcacagcataatttacggcatgttctcgcccagaatcaagtccccctggggtacgcatcggacctctccatcgtcctgcatcacccatcaggtgcacccaggtccttgggcaaaagcaatcccgtggatgggtttgcctttacctttgcctggcgcaggactaaaccagaccatttttcccaatatattcctcatgcgcaccacagggactttatccccatctacagcacggggaggtttcgactgagccgggccagctcgactggcagaccctcttgtgttgactagccaggtggcctttgctagatgcatgtcccagtctctgaaggtcccacctcccagtgctttcaatggggtttttaacagtccattgcagcgctcga
This is a stretch of genomic DNA from Athene noctua unplaced genomic scaffold, bAthNoc1.hap1.1 HAP1_HAP1_scaffold_490, whole genome shotgun sequence. It encodes these proteins:
- the LOC141955725 gene encoding olfactory receptor 14A16-like yields the protein MTLILVRRVTPKLSLLFPPLTVLHVQRQQMSNGSSITEFLLLAFADRRELQLLHFWLFLGISLAALLGNGLIITAIACDHRLHTPMYFFLLNLSLLDLGSISTTLPKAMANSLWHNRHISYLGCAAQLFFFLFLISAEFYLLTIMSYDRYVAICKPLHYGTLLGSRACVHMAAAAWGTGFLNSLLHTANTFSLPLCQGNTLDQFFCEIPQIKLSCSHSYLREVGLIMVSACLAFGCFVFIVVSYVQIFRAVLRIPSEQGRHKAFSTCLPHLAVVSLVVGTSFFAHLKPPSISSPSLDLVVSFLYSVVPPAVNPLIYSMRNQEIKDSLRKVFGCFSAAIDCQPFFGNDSQYIS